The following are encoded in a window of Centroberyx gerrardi isolate f3 chromosome 1, fCenGer3.hap1.cur.20231027, whole genome shotgun sequence genomic DNA:
- the irx5a gene encoding Iroquois homeobox protein 5a, whose amino-acid sequence MAYPQGYLYQPSASLALYSCPAYSTSVISGPRTEELGRSSSGSAFAPYAGSTAFTSASPGYNSHLPYSADAAAAATFTSYVSSPYDHTTGMAGSIGYHPYAAPLGSYPYGDPAYRKNATRDATATLKAWLNEHRKNPYPTKGEKIMLAIITKMTLTQVSTWFANARRRLKKENKMTWTPRNRSEDEEEDENIDLEKNDDDEPNKPTDKGDSTDTESGRWYHKLLNPGDLGCDRFKEENHGKDTDPLLSDSELKDQEERTTELLPESAKPTTSSPSVVPRGNQTVAQQDKPSDLNHAPGTVTSNVTSVIHSPPSAPKPKLWSLAEIATSSDRCKGSGEVPQACPGLGQSAVMGSNASPSRSSPQCPLPNSTVLSRPLYYTSPFYPGYTNYGGSFGHLHSNHGSVTTGSTAHFNGLNQTVLNRAEALVRESQKVRGQTQVDLCKDSPYELKKGMSNI is encoded by the exons ATGGCGTATCCTCAGGGCTACTTGTACCAGCCGTCCGCTTCTTTAGCTCTGTATTCCTGCCCTGCGTACAGCACCAGCGTTATATCGGGACCCAGGACCGAGGAACTTGGGAGATCCTCTTCGGGATCTGCTTTTGCGCCCTATGCCGGATCTACTGCGTTCACCAGCGCCTCGCCAGGCTACAACTCCCACTTACCATACAGTGCAGACGCGGCGGCAGCTGCCACATTCACCTCGTACGTG AGCTCTCCTTATGACCACACTACGGGTATGGCCGGCTCAATAGGATACCACCCCTACGCAGCGCCCTTGGGCTCCTACCCTTACGGTGACCCAGCATACCGTAAAAACGCCACCCGGGACGCCACCGCCACCCTCAAGGCCTGGCTGAACGAGCACCGCAAGAACCCCTACCCCACCAAGGGCGAGAAGATCATGCTGGCCatcatcaccaaaatgaccCTCACCCAAGTGTCCACCTGGTTCGCCAACGCCAGGAGGAGGCTAAAGAAGGAGAACAAGATGACCTGGACCCCCCGGAACCGGagcgaggacgaggaggaggacgagaaTATTGATTTGGAGAAAAACGACGACGACGAGCCTAACAAGCCCACAGACAAGGGAGACTCCACAGACACAGAGTCAGGTCGGTGGT ATCATAAATTGCTGAACCCGGGGGACCTAGGGTGTGACAGATTTAAAGAGGAGAACCATGGCAAAGACACGGATCCCCTTCTGAGCGACTCGGAGTTAAAAGACCAAGAGGAGCGGACTACAGAGTTGCTGCCGGAGTCCGCAAAACCCACCACCTCGTCTCCGTCGGTGGTGCCCCGGGGAAACCAGACGGTTGCGCAACAAGACAAGCCGTCAGACTTGAACCATGCGCCGGGCACGGTGACCAGCAACGTGACCTCTGTTATCCATTCGCCCCCGTCGGCCCCTAAACCCAAACTCTGGTCCCTTGCGGAGATCGCCACGTCCTCAGACAGGTGTAAGGGCAGCGGCGAGGTGCCACAGGCTTGCCCCGGTTTGGGTCAGAGCGCAGTAATGGGCAGCAACGCGTCTCCATCACGGTCCTCCCCTCAGTGCCCTCTCCCGAACAGCACGGTCCTGTCCAGGCCTCTGTACTACACCTCCCCTTTCTACCCCGGCTACACGAACTATGGTGGCAGTTTTGGACACCTTCACAGTAACCACGGCTCGGTAACCACGGGCTCCACGGCACATTTCAATGGATTAAACCAGACTGTGTTAAATAGAGCAGAGGCTTTGGTAAGGGAGAGCCAGAAAGTCAGAGGCCAAACGCAGGTAGATCTTTGTAAAGACTCCCCTTATGAACTAAAGAAAGGTATGTCAAACATTTAA